One genomic segment of Hevea brasiliensis isolate MT/VB/25A 57/8 chromosome 3, ASM3005281v1, whole genome shotgun sequence includes these proteins:
- the LOC110643462 gene encoding protein NRT1/ PTR FAMILY 5.6 isoform X1 — translation MEPRKGAEARGFDERVYDSSVDHKGRIPLRASTGVWKASLFIFAIEFSERLSYFGIATSLIIYLTKVMHQDLKTGARSVNYWSGVTTLMPLLGGFVADAYLGRFSTVFFSSIAYLLGLILLTLSQFLPSLKACDADICPEPRKVHEVVFFLAIYLISMGTGGHKPSLESFGADQFDDDHSEERKKKMSYFNWWNFGLCCGLLLGVTLIVDVQDHISWGVADIILTAVMALTLVIFIVGRPFYRYRVPTGSPLTPMLQVLVAAIKKRNLPNPSNPADLHEVPKSQMDQGRLLCHTHKLKFLDKAAIVEETENAAEKQSPWRLATVTKVEEMKLILNIIPIWLAALPFGICVAQASTFFIKQGTTLNRKIGNGFEIPPASIYSLAAIGMIISVTIYEKVLVPILRRMTGNERGIKILQRIGFGMLFSIATMVVSALVERKRLRVVEKDPLKGSLSMGVFWLAPQFLIIGIGDGFTLVGLQEYFYDQVPDSMRSLGIAFYLSVIGAANFLSSLLITVVDHVTEKYGKSWFGKDLNSSRLDNFYWLLAGITTANMITYVLLARRYSYKNVNRSMAVADYCGDDWASSVA, via the exons CAATTGAATTTAGTGAGAGGCTGAGTTACTTTGGAATAGCAACAAGCTTGATCATTTACCTGACAAAGGTGATGCATCAAGACCTGAAAACGGGTGCCAGGAGCGTAAACTATTGGTCTGGTGTCACCACCTTGATGCCTCTGCTTGGGGGCTTTGTTGCTGATGCTTACTTGGGTCGATTCTCCACTGTTTTTTTTTCCTCCATAGCCTATCTTCTG GGTTTGATTCTCTTAACATTGTCCCAATTCCTACCAAGTCTCAAGGCATGTGATGCAGACATTTGTCCAGAACCAAGGAAGGTTCATGAAGTGGTCTTCTTTCTTGCTATCTACTTGATCTCTATGGGAACTGGAGGACATAAACCCTCTTTAGAGAGTTTTGGAGCCGACCAATTTGATGATGATCACagtgaagaaagaaagaaaaagatgtcGTATTTCAACTGGTGGAACTTTGGCCTCTGCTGTGGTCTCCTACTTGGTGTAACATTAATTGTTGATGTACAGGACCATATCAGCTGGGGTGTTGCAGATATTATTCTCACCGCAGTTATGGCTCTCACGCTAGTCATCTTCATTGTAGGAAGGCCATTTTACCGTTATAGGGTGCCAACGGGCAGCCCCTTGACCCCTATGTTGCAGGTTCTTGTTGCTGCCATAAAGAAAAGAAACCTGCCAAATCCTTCCAATCCTGCCGATCTCCATGAAGTACCCAAGTCGCAGATGGACCAAGGGAGGCTTCTTTGCCATACCCATAAGCTCAA ATTTCTAGACAAAGCGGCTATTGTGGAAGAGACAGAAAATGCTGCCGAGAAGCAAAGTCCTTGGAGACTTGCAACTGTGACCAAGGTGGAGGAAATGAAGCTTATTCTCAACATAATCCCAATATGGCTAGCTGCCTTACCATTTGGAATTTGTGTAGCACAAGCCTCCACATTCTTCATCAAGCAAGGCACCACGTTGAACCGAAAGATTGGAAATGGTTTTGAGATTCCTCCGGCCTCCATTTACTCACTTGCTGCCATTGGAATGATAATATCCGTCACCATTTATGAGAAGGTCCTAGTGCCAATACTAAGAAGGATGACAGGAAACGAGCGAGGCATCAAAATCCTTCAAAGAATTGGCTTTGGAATGCTTTTCTCAATTGCAACAATGGTTGTTTCAGCCTTGGTGGAGAGAAAGAGGCTACGTGTTGTGGAGAAGGATCCGCTGAAGGGTTCACTATCAATGGGTGTATTTTGGTTGGCTCCACAATTTCTGATCATAGGCATAGGAGATGGATTTACACTAGTGGGGTTGCAAGAGTACTTCTATGATCAAGTTCCTGATTCCATGAGGAGCTTAGGCATTGCCTTCTACCTTAGTGTGATTGGAGCTGCAAACTTTCTTAGTAGTCTGCTAATAACGGTTGTGGATCATGTTACAGAGAAATATGGGAAGAGTTGGTTTGGGAAGGACCTAAACAGTAGTCGATTAGACAATTTTTACTGGCTATTAGCGGGCATTACCACAGCAAATATGATAACCTATGTGTTGTTGGCCAGGCGATATTCTTATAAAAATGTGAATAGGAGCATGGCTGTGGCTGATTACTGTGGGGATGATTGGGCAAGCTCTGTGGCTTGA
- the LOC110643462 gene encoding protein NRT1/ PTR FAMILY 5.6 isoform X2, which yields MHQDLKTGARSVNYWSGVTTLMPLLGGFVADAYLGRFSTVFFSSIAYLLGLILLTLSQFLPSLKACDADICPEPRKVHEVVFFLAIYLISMGTGGHKPSLESFGADQFDDDHSEERKKKMSYFNWWNFGLCCGLLLGVTLIVDVQDHISWGVADIILTAVMALTLVIFIVGRPFYRYRVPTGSPLTPMLQVLVAAIKKRNLPNPSNPADLHEVPKSQMDQGRLLCHTHKLKFLDKAAIVEETENAAEKQSPWRLATVTKVEEMKLILNIIPIWLAALPFGICVAQASTFFIKQGTTLNRKIGNGFEIPPASIYSLAAIGMIISVTIYEKVLVPILRRMTGNERGIKILQRIGFGMLFSIATMVVSALVERKRLRVVEKDPLKGSLSMGVFWLAPQFLIIGIGDGFTLVGLQEYFYDQVPDSMRSLGIAFYLSVIGAANFLSSLLITVVDHVTEKYGKSWFGKDLNSSRLDNFYWLLAGITTANMITYVLLARRYSYKNVNRSMAVADYCGDDWASSVA from the exons ATGCATCAAGACCTGAAAACGGGTGCCAGGAGCGTAAACTATTGGTCTGGTGTCACCACCTTGATGCCTCTGCTTGGGGGCTTTGTTGCTGATGCTTACTTGGGTCGATTCTCCACTGTTTTTTTTTCCTCCATAGCCTATCTTCTG GGTTTGATTCTCTTAACATTGTCCCAATTCCTACCAAGTCTCAAGGCATGTGATGCAGACATTTGTCCAGAACCAAGGAAGGTTCATGAAGTGGTCTTCTTTCTTGCTATCTACTTGATCTCTATGGGAACTGGAGGACATAAACCCTCTTTAGAGAGTTTTGGAGCCGACCAATTTGATGATGATCACagtgaagaaagaaagaaaaagatgtcGTATTTCAACTGGTGGAACTTTGGCCTCTGCTGTGGTCTCCTACTTGGTGTAACATTAATTGTTGATGTACAGGACCATATCAGCTGGGGTGTTGCAGATATTATTCTCACCGCAGTTATGGCTCTCACGCTAGTCATCTTCATTGTAGGAAGGCCATTTTACCGTTATAGGGTGCCAACGGGCAGCCCCTTGACCCCTATGTTGCAGGTTCTTGTTGCTGCCATAAAGAAAAGAAACCTGCCAAATCCTTCCAATCCTGCCGATCTCCATGAAGTACCCAAGTCGCAGATGGACCAAGGGAGGCTTCTTTGCCATACCCATAAGCTCAA ATTTCTAGACAAAGCGGCTATTGTGGAAGAGACAGAAAATGCTGCCGAGAAGCAAAGTCCTTGGAGACTTGCAACTGTGACCAAGGTGGAGGAAATGAAGCTTATTCTCAACATAATCCCAATATGGCTAGCTGCCTTACCATTTGGAATTTGTGTAGCACAAGCCTCCACATTCTTCATCAAGCAAGGCACCACGTTGAACCGAAAGATTGGAAATGGTTTTGAGATTCCTCCGGCCTCCATTTACTCACTTGCTGCCATTGGAATGATAATATCCGTCACCATTTATGAGAAGGTCCTAGTGCCAATACTAAGAAGGATGACAGGAAACGAGCGAGGCATCAAAATCCTTCAAAGAATTGGCTTTGGAATGCTTTTCTCAATTGCAACAATGGTTGTTTCAGCCTTGGTGGAGAGAAAGAGGCTACGTGTTGTGGAGAAGGATCCGCTGAAGGGTTCACTATCAATGGGTGTATTTTGGTTGGCTCCACAATTTCTGATCATAGGCATAGGAGATGGATTTACACTAGTGGGGTTGCAAGAGTACTTCTATGATCAAGTTCCTGATTCCATGAGGAGCTTAGGCATTGCCTTCTACCTTAGTGTGATTGGAGCTGCAAACTTTCTTAGTAGTCTGCTAATAACGGTTGTGGATCATGTTACAGAGAAATATGGGAAGAGTTGGTTTGGGAAGGACCTAAACAGTAGTCGATTAGACAATTTTTACTGGCTATTAGCGGGCATTACCACAGCAAATATGATAACCTATGTGTTGTTGGCCAGGCGATATTCTTATAAAAATGTGAATAGGAGCATGGCTGTGGCTGATTACTGTGGGGATGATTGGGCAAGCTCTGTGGCTTGA